A genomic window from Natrinema sp. HArc-T2 includes:
- the folP gene encoding dihydropteroate synthase: MDSVDAAGLGIGDEYPPRIMGVLNISEESPYDPSVYDDPGEAAQYVDEELIDEGADIVDIGLESANKRFDVLSAEEELDQLHLALETIESVSGDAIFSIETRYAAVADEALSQGFDMVNDICGFADPELPAVCEDHDAAVAKMASPPDIERPGAVEETDWAARKSTAWAAEADYVDQVSEALKQNGLTDKTIIDPAFGGWSEAQTLADDRETFRRLREFRALERPMLVSINRKNFLGEIAGRETDERLPVSLAATSMAVERGAHVIRTHDVAETRDAALIGKAFTERASATADGITISQLDVTSTREFRTQLRERGIDPAIADDWQGQLLELDGLDPEAIDRLVAIATEQGVVVRRTADGACLLVGSTANVSAVAGALSSETDCLGKLGEKLSGVLR; this comes from the coding sequence ATGGACAGCGTCGACGCCGCCGGACTGGGGATCGGTGACGAGTATCCGCCCCGGATCATGGGTGTGTTGAACATCAGCGAAGAGTCGCCGTACGATCCGAGCGTCTACGACGACCCCGGCGAGGCGGCCCAGTACGTCGACGAGGAACTGATCGACGAGGGAGCCGATATCGTCGATATCGGCCTCGAGTCGGCGAACAAACGCTTCGACGTGCTCTCGGCCGAAGAGGAACTTGACCAGCTTCACCTCGCGCTCGAGACGATCGAGAGCGTCTCCGGAGATGCGATCTTCTCGATCGAGACCCGCTATGCGGCAGTCGCCGACGAGGCCCTCTCACAGGGCTTCGACATGGTCAACGACATCTGTGGCTTCGCCGACCCGGAGCTGCCCGCGGTCTGTGAGGACCACGACGCGGCGGTCGCGAAGATGGCGAGTCCGCCGGATATCGAGCGACCGGGTGCCGTCGAGGAGACCGACTGGGCTGCCCGGAAATCGACCGCGTGGGCCGCCGAAGCCGACTACGTCGATCAGGTCTCCGAGGCACTGAAACAGAACGGCTTGACCGACAAGACGATCATCGACCCTGCCTTTGGCGGCTGGAGCGAGGCCCAGACGCTCGCCGACGACCGTGAGACGTTCCGCCGACTGCGAGAGTTCCGGGCGCTCGAGCGCCCGATGCTGGTCTCGATCAACCGGAAGAACTTCCTCGGCGAGATCGCCGGTCGCGAGACCGACGAGCGACTGCCAGTCAGCCTCGCGGCGACCTCGATGGCCGTCGAACGCGGCGCACACGTGATCCGGACCCACGACGTGGCCGAGACGCGGGACGCGGCCCTGATCGGCAAGGCGTTTACCGAGCGTGCGAGCGCGACCGCAGACGGTATCACGATCTCACAACTGGACGTCACCTCCACTCGCGAGTTCCGAACGCAGCTCCGCGAGCGCGGCATCGATCCCGCGATTGCCGACGACTGGCAGGGTCAACTGCTCGAGCTCGATGGCCTCGATCCCGAGGCGATAGATCGGCTTGTTGCCATCGCGACCGAGCAGGGAGTAGTCGTCAGACGCACGGCTGACGGGGCGTGCTTGCTCGTGGGATCGACAGCCAACGTTTCCGCCGTTGCTGGCGCGCTCTCGTCTGAAACCGATTGTCTTGGAAAGCTCGGCGAGAAGCTGTCAGGGGTGCTGCGTTAA
- a CDS encoding 6-hydroxymethylpterin diphosphokinase MptE-like protein: MEFDEWEPVYETILDDFGYDRAGDERGRDLLASLLETSFDPADLSIIRDATVAVAGAGPSLETEQALERARAADVVVAASTAVDTLASDGIDVDCMVTDLDKNPDTVVRLTQRGVPVAVHAHGDNLESIREVVPDCDAAFVLPTTQAAPRGPVRNYGGFTDGDRAAFLADHLGAASLTFVGWDFDDPAVDPVKAHKLEWAERLLIWLESRRDERFAVLDGRRDAIETDAIPVTEP, translated from the coding sequence ATGGAGTTCGACGAGTGGGAACCGGTCTACGAGACGATCCTGGACGATTTCGGCTACGACCGCGCTGGCGACGAACGCGGGCGCGATCTCCTCGCGTCGTTGCTCGAGACGTCGTTCGACCCCGCCGACCTCTCGATCATCCGTGACGCGACCGTCGCTGTTGCCGGTGCCGGTCCCTCACTCGAGACCGAGCAGGCTCTCGAACGAGCACGCGCAGCCGATGTCGTCGTCGCCGCGTCGACTGCCGTCGATACCCTCGCGAGCGACGGGATCGACGTCGATTGTATGGTGACCGACCTCGACAAGAACCCCGACACCGTCGTCCGACTCACCCAGCGCGGCGTGCCGGTTGCAGTCCACGCCCACGGCGACAATCTCGAGTCGATCCGCGAGGTCGTTCCCGACTGTGACGCTGCATTCGTCCTGCCCACGACCCAGGCCGCACCCCGCGGCCCGGTCCGAAACTACGGTGGCTTCACCGACGGCGATCGCGCGGCCTTTCTCGCCGACCACCTCGGCGCCGCGAGCCTTACGTTCGTCGGCTGGGACTTCGACGACCCCGCGGTCGACCCCGTGAAAGCGCACAAACTCGAGTGGGCCGAGCGGCTGCTTATCTGGCTCGAGTCGCGCCGCGACGAGCGCTTTGCGGTCCTCGACGGTCGGCGAGACGCGATCGAGACAGACGCGATTCCCGTCACGGAGCCGTAG
- a CDS encoding tubulin/FtsZ family protein: MKLALIGFGQAGGKVVDEFLAFDARIDGGFVESAIAINSATTDLKGLEHVPMANRVLIGQARVKGHGVGADNELGAEIAKSDSDEIQAAIDRVPAHEIDAFLVVAGMGGGTGSGGAPVLARQLRRIYTQPVYGLGLLPGTDEGSIYTLNAARSFRTFVDEVDNLLVFDNDAWRSAGESVGSGYDRINREIAERFGLLFAAGEVQQGDHVAESVVDSSEIINTLSSSGVSTIGYASETVETNDGLLSSLTSSDETFDEGEATNRLTSLVRKATLGRLTLPCEVASADRGLVVATGPPSHLNRKGVERGRQWLEDETGSMEIRGGDYPLPDRDEVGAIVLLSGVTDVPRIDRLQQVAIETQETTTEVQTSADEEFASLMDTGGELDALF, from the coding sequence ATGAAACTCGCACTCATCGGCTTCGGTCAAGCGGGCGGAAAGGTCGTCGACGAGTTCCTGGCGTTCGACGCTCGGATCGACGGCGGCTTCGTCGAATCGGCGATCGCGATCAATTCCGCGACGACGGATCTCAAAGGACTCGAGCACGTTCCGATGGCAAACCGCGTCCTCATCGGGCAGGCTCGCGTCAAGGGCCACGGCGTCGGTGCGGACAACGAACTCGGCGCAGAAATCGCTAAATCGGACAGCGACGAGATTCAGGCTGCGATCGACCGGGTTCCGGCCCACGAGATCGACGCGTTCCTCGTCGTCGCCGGTATGGGCGGCGGCACCGGCAGCGGCGGCGCACCGGTCCTCGCGAGACAGCTGCGGCGGATCTACACCCAGCCAGTCTACGGACTGGGTCTCCTCCCCGGAACGGACGAGGGCAGCATCTACACACTCAACGCCGCCCGGTCGTTCCGGACGTTCGTCGACGAGGTCGACAACCTGCTCGTCTTCGATAACGACGCCTGGCGCAGCGCCGGCGAGTCCGTCGGCAGCGGCTACGACCGCATCAACCGCGAAATCGCCGAGCGGTTCGGCCTCCTCTTTGCCGCCGGCGAGGTCCAGCAGGGCGACCACGTTGCCGAGAGCGTCGTCGACTCCTCGGAGATCATCAACACGCTCTCGAGCAGCGGCGTCTCCACGATCGGCTACGCGAGCGAAACCGTCGAGACGAACGACGGACTCCTCTCCTCGCTGACCAGCAGCGACGAGACGTTCGATGAAGGGGAAGCGACCAACCGGCTAACCAGCCTCGTCCGGAAGGCCACTCTCGGGCGGTTGACGCTTCCCTGTGAGGTCGCCAGCGCAGATCGTGGGCTCGTCGTCGCCACCGGCCCGCCGTCCCACTTAAATCGCAAGGGCGTCGAGCGCGGTCGCCAGTGGCTCGAGGATGAGACCGGAAGCATGGAGATCCGCGGCGGCGACTACCCCCTCCCCGATCGCGACGAAGTCGGTGCGATCGTCCTGCTGTCGGGCGTGACCGACGTGCCGCGGATCGACCGGCTCCAGCAGGTCGCGATCGAGACACAGGAGACGACCACGGAGGTCCAGACCAGCGCCGACGAAGAGTTCGCGTCGCTGATGGACACCGGCGGCGAACTCGACGCACTATTTTAA